A region from the Bacillus sp. Marseille-P3661 genome encodes:
- a CDS encoding polyprenyl synthetase family protein: MDFDFKEYMKTRKSWIEEMLPTYIRDLSAPEIIKESMIYSLDAGGKRIRPILLFATLQAFNKDERQGIDVACALEMIHTYSLIHDDLPSMDNDDLRRGKPTNHKVYGDAIAILAGDGLLTQGFEVISKSTYISPEIKVNLISRLAFAAGPAGMVGGQVADLLGENKELTVEDLQYIHEHKTGKLLIFPVLAGAIIAGATEEQLVYLEQFANHLGLAFQIKDDILDIEGNEAQIGKPVGSDAGNDKSTYPKLLTLSGAKEKCEYHLNESKRFLAKSQINSEILLQIADYIVNRDH, encoded by the coding sequence ATGGATTTCGATTTTAAGGAATATATGAAGACTAGGAAAAGTTGGATAGAAGAAATGCTTCCAACCTATATTAGGGATCTTTCGGCACCTGAAATTATTAAAGAATCTATGATCTATTCCTTGGATGCTGGTGGAAAACGAATCAGGCCGATCCTACTTTTTGCTACATTGCAGGCGTTTAACAAAGATGAGCGACAAGGTATTGATGTTGCTTGTGCACTTGAAATGATACATACATACTCGCTTATTCATGATGATTTACCAAGTATGGATAATGATGATTTAAGAAGAGGTAAACCAACCAATCACAAAGTATATGGTGATGCCATTGCTATTTTGGCAGGTGATGGTTTACTAACTCAGGGATTTGAAGTAATTTCTAAATCTACCTATATATCACCTGAAATAAAAGTGAATTTAATCTCAAGATTAGCTTTTGCTGCAGGACCAGCTGGAATGGTTGGTGGACAAGTAGCTGATTTATTAGGTGAGAACAAAGAATTAACAGTTGAAGATCTTCAGTATATACATGAACACAAAACCGGCAAACTACTAATATTCCCAGTGTTAGCTGGTGCTATTATAGCAGGAGCAACAGAAGAACAATTAGTATACTTGGAACAATTTGCGAACCATTTAGGGCTTGCATTCCAAATTAAAGATGACATACTGGATATTGAGGGTAATGAAGCACAAATTGGCAAGCCTGTAGGAAGCGATGCTGGGAATGATAAAAGTACGTACCCAAAATTATTGACGCTCTCGGGTGCCAAAGAAAAATGTGAATATCATCTAAACGAATCGAAAAGATTCTTGGCTAAAAGCCAAATAAATTCTGAGATTTTGTTACAAATTGCAGATTATATTGTAAACCGCGATCATTGA
- the folD gene encoding bifunctional methylenetetrahydrofolate dehydrogenase/methenyltetrahydrofolate cyclohydrolase FolD encodes MTAQIISGKEIASQLRAEMKEEVKVLNSKGLKPGLAVIIVGDDPASHSYVKGKKKACEEVGIYNTLIEQPATITEDELLAQIDVLNEDPSIHGILVQLPLPSHIEEKKVIERIIPEKDVDGFHPINVGRMMTGQQAFIPCTPYGILKMVQLQNIEIEGKHVVVVGRSNIVGKPVGQLFLNENATVTYCHSRTKNLSEITKQADILIVAVGRANFIGKDHINEGAVVIDVGVNRLESTGKLCGDVIFDEAKEVASYITPVPGGVGPLTITMLLQNTIQAAKQTQGVCS; translated from the coding sequence ATGACAGCACAAATTATAAGTGGTAAAGAAATTGCCAGTCAATTGCGAGCAGAAATGAAAGAAGAGGTTAAAGTATTAAATAGTAAAGGATTAAAACCAGGACTGGCTGTAATTATAGTTGGCGACGACCCTGCCTCGCATTCATATGTAAAAGGAAAGAAAAAAGCTTGTGAAGAAGTAGGTATATATAATACCTTAATTGAACAGCCAGCGACAATTACAGAGGATGAATTATTAGCCCAAATCGATGTGTTGAATGAAGATCCTTCAATCCATGGTATCCTTGTTCAATTACCACTTCCTAGTCATATTGAAGAGAAGAAAGTAATTGAGAGAATTATACCGGAAAAAGATGTGGATGGATTTCATCCGATAAACGTCGGACGAATGATGACTGGCCAACAAGCCTTTATTCCATGTACACCATACGGAATTTTAAAAATGGTTCAATTGCAAAATATCGAGATTGAAGGTAAACATGTAGTAGTTGTTGGTAGAAGTAATATTGTTGGAAAACCTGTAGGTCAATTATTTTTGAATGAGAATGCAACTGTTACATATTGTCATTCAAGAACAAAAAACTTAAGTGAAATAACAAAGCAGGCTGATATCTTAATTGTTGCAGTTGGTAGAGCTAATTTTATTGGAAAAGATCATATAAACGAAGGCGCTGTTGTCATAGATGTTGGGGTAAATCGTTTAGAGTCAACAGGAAAACTATGTGGAGATGTTATTTTTGACGAAGCTAAAGAAGTTGCAAGTTATATTACTCCGGTTCCAGGTGGAGTTGGTCCTTTAACAATTACAATGTTATTACAAAATACAATCCAGGCAGCAAAACAAACTCAAGGTGTTTGTTCATGA
- the xseA gene encoding exodeoxyribonuclease VII large subunit: MTERKFLTVTALTRYLKRKFDTDPHLQDVWIKGELSNFKWHSRGHMYFTLKDENSRIQGVMFASDNRLLKFRPENGMKVLINGEVTVYESYGQYQIYAKDMQPDGIGSLYLAYEELKRKLEFEGLFAQERKKLIPKYPQSIGIITSPTGAAIRDILITLKRRYPVVRISVLPVLVQGEMAAPSIAKAIQQANSTGMFDVLIVGRGGGSIEDLWPFNEEIVARAISASTIPIISAVGHETDFTIADFVADLRAPTPTGAAELAVPHIEELMERIQERKARLLRTMKDKLNGEKKHLQRLQKSYAFRYPRQLLNQKEQELDRLLEQFMKETNRKLTTEKERWDQLNKRLKKAHPFGQIHRSNEKLQLMVRDLEKLINALVTKKRLEMSNEVSKLNALNPLRVMERGYSLTYREKKTLVKSVKQVQPGDPLKIQLKDGYLDCQVWGIEESENI, translated from the coding sequence ATGACCGAAAGAAAATTCCTAACGGTTACTGCTTTAACGCGTTACTTAAAAAGGAAATTTGATACGGATCCACATCTTCAAGATGTTTGGATAAAAGGTGAATTATCAAACTTTAAGTGGCATAGCCGTGGGCATATGTATTTCACCTTGAAAGACGAAAATTCAAGAATACAAGGTGTTATGTTTGCCAGTGATAATCGGTTATTAAAGTTTAGGCCTGAAAATGGAATGAAAGTTCTAATTAATGGAGAAGTAACGGTCTATGAGTCTTATGGTCAATATCAAATATACGCTAAGGATATGCAACCGGATGGGATTGGTAGCCTTTATTTAGCGTATGAGGAATTAAAAAGAAAACTAGAGTTTGAAGGGTTATTTGCACAGGAACGTAAGAAACTGATACCAAAATATCCTCAAAGTATAGGCATAATTACATCTCCTACAGGTGCTGCGATTCGTGATATCTTAATAACATTAAAGAGACGCTATCCGGTTGTCCGAATTAGCGTGCTCCCTGTTCTAGTTCAGGGGGAAATGGCTGCGCCGTCAATTGCAAAAGCTATACAACAGGCTAATAGTACAGGAATGTTTGACGTTTTAATTGTAGGACGTGGCGGAGGTTCAATCGAAGATTTGTGGCCTTTTAATGAGGAAATAGTAGCACGGGCAATTTCGGCATCAACTATTCCAATTATCTCAGCTGTTGGTCATGAAACAGACTTTACTATAGCTGATTTTGTAGCCGATCTACGGGCACCTACACCAACAGGTGCTGCCGAATTAGCTGTTCCGCATATCGAAGAGTTAATGGAAAGAATTCAAGAGCGTAAAGCACGGCTTCTTAGAACGATGAAAGATAAATTAAATGGTGAAAAAAAGCACCTCCAACGTTTACAAAAGTCTTATGCATTTCGCTATCCTAGACAACTTTTGAATCAAAAGGAACAAGAGCTAGACCGACTACTTGAACAATTTATGAAAGAAACCAACCGAAAATTAACCACAGAAAAAGAGCGATGGGATCAGCTAAATAAACGGCTAAAAAAGGCTCATCCTTTTGGACAGATCCACAGATCCAATGAAAAACTGCAGCTAATGGTAAGAGATCTGGAAAAACTTATAAACGCTCTTGTAACTAAAAAGAGACTTGAAATGAGTAATGAAGTATCGAAGCTAAATGCCTTAAACCCGTTAAGAGTTATGGAGAGAGGCTATAGTTTAACCTATAGGGAAAAGAAAACGTTAGTAAAATCTGTAAAACAAGTCCAACCTGGTGATCCTTTAAAGATACAATTAAAGGATGGTTATTTGGATTGTCAGGTTTGGGGTATTGAGGAGAGTGAGAATATATGA
- a CDS encoding exodeoxyribonuclease VII small subunit, protein MSEETKVTFEEAMEKLENIVGKLEEGDVPLEAAIAYFQEGMALSKICHDKLIKVEKQMEQILQEDGEMKPFIMGEDETE, encoded by the coding sequence ATGAGTGAAGAAACCAAAGTTACGTTCGAAGAAGCGATGGAAAAACTAGAAAATATAGTAGGAAAGCTTGAAGAGGGCGATGTCCCATTAGAAGCCGCAATTGCATATTTTCAGGAAGGAATGGCTTTATCCAAAATTTGTCATGATAAGCTCATTAAGGTAGAAAAACAAATGGAGCAAATATTACAAGAGGATGGAGAAATGAAGCCTTTTATTATGGGGGAGGACGAAACGGAATAA